The following coding sequences are from one Kallotenue papyrolyticum window:
- a CDS encoding RHS repeat-associated core domain-containing protein, which yields MSRQDFDPWGAIRSGGISQTTLNYTGQRRDGTGLLYYHARYYDPALSRFISADTIVPGSGALTLWPSDATAAPLFAQANAPGPQNPQELNRYSYVNNNPIRHTDPTGHWLESAIDIASISYDLYDIKQNGLTWTSGLALAADVASLALPVVAGGGAAVRALAHADDVAKVVTKSDKAADAAKVIAKTGCSFSADTPVATAEGAVPIGEIDVGEQVLAYDEATGTTGSYTVTAVLVHTDPVLIDLTIAGEDVETTPEHPFYTLERTWVEAGSLWVGAHVRRADGSYGVVQAVRVEQRAQVMYNLTVATAHTFFVGDQQWLVHNSCGENAAAKTGREAHKALKEKVLAKAEKTGKNWQSEPSLIDPATRKIVRPDVVTPSGRPIELKPNTPSGRRAGERQLRKYERATGKRGRVIYYDP from the coding sequence GTGAGTCGCCAGGACTTCGATCCATGGGGCGCGATCCGCAGCGGCGGCATCAGCCAGACGACGCTGAACTACACCGGCCAGCGGCGCGATGGCACGGGCTTGTTGTATTATCACGCGCGGTATTACGATCCGGCCTTGAGTCGTTTCATCTCGGCGGACACGATTGTGCCTGGCTCCGGCGCGCTCACGCTCTGGCCGAGCGATGCCACGGCTGCGCCCCTGTTTGCCCAGGCGAATGCGCCGGGACCGCAGAATCCGCAGGAACTCAATCGCTACTCGTATGTCAACAACAATCCCATCCGCCATACCGATCCGACGGGACACTGGCTTGAAAGCGCGATTGACATCGCCTCGATCAGCTATGACCTCTATGACATCAAGCAGAACGGCCTAACGTGGACGAGTGGACTGGCACTGGCGGCGGATGTCGCGAGCCTCGCGCTGCCGGTGGTAGCCGGCGGTGGGGCAGCGGTGCGGGCGCTGGCGCATGCCGATGATGTCGCGAAGGTGGTCACGAAGAGTGACAAAGCGGCGGACGCTGCCAAAGTCATCGCCAAGACCGGCTGTAGCTTCAGCGCCGATACGCCCGTGGCAACCGCCGAGGGAGCCGTGCCGATTGGTGAGATCGACGTGGGCGAGCAGGTACTGGCCTACGACGAGGCAACGGGCACGACCGGCAGCTACACCGTCACGGCGGTGTTGGTGCATACCGATCCGGTGCTGATCGACCTAACCATTGCTGGCGAGGACGTCGAGACGACGCCGGAGCACCCCTTCTACACGCTGGAACGGACCTGGGTCGAAGCCGGAAGTTTGTGGGTTGGCGCACATGTGCGGCGGGCGGATGGGAGCTACGGCGTGGTGCAAGCGGTGCGGGTTGAGCAGCGCGCGCAAGTGATGTACAATCTGACCGTCGCGACCGCGCACACCTTCTTCGTCGGTGATCAGCAATGGCTGGTGCATAATTCGTGCGGGGAAAATGCGGCAGCTAAGACTGGTCGCGAAGCGCATAAGGCCCTTAAGGAGAAGGTTCTAGCCAAAGCTGAGAAAACTGGGAAGAACTGGCAGTCTGAGCCATCTTTGATAGATCCAGCTACAAGGAAGATTGTTCGACCTGATGTGGTAACACCATCCGGGCGACCGATTGAATTGAAGCCAAATACGCCTAGTGGTCGTCGTGCAGGTGAGCGACAGCTTAGAAAATATGAACGTGCCACTGGTAAAAGAGGGCGAGTGATTTACTATGATCCGTGA
- a CDS encoding DUF4304 domain-containing protein, which produces MDQVKNTHFVDELIKRYLHPELRQYGFTRKARTWNREYNSFNQVINVQTGKTSTHNSGDFTINMGVFVPSVYRAVWGDVPSFVRETDCTVRTRLGCLLDKKVDKWWSFDQTTDIVLIGKEITDLLVNYGLPFLEQFDSLESIHNFLIIRCKSKQSTPLEHIYLAVVKAQLGDTSGAKELFTNVASSFPAWREWALKTATELEIDLEHL; this is translated from the coding sequence ATGGATCAAGTGAAGAACACCCACTTTGTCGACGAGTTAATTAAGCGATACCTCCATCCAGAGTTGAGGCAATATGGTTTTACTAGAAAAGCAAGGACTTGGAATCGAGAATATAATTCCTTTAATCAGGTTATAAATGTTCAAACTGGCAAGACGAGTACTCACAATTCAGGCGATTTTACCATCAACATGGGTGTATTTGTTCCATCGGTATATCGTGCAGTGTGGGGAGATGTGCCATCGTTTGTAAGAGAAACTGATTGCACAGTAAGAACTAGGCTTGGTTGTCTATTAGATAAAAAAGTTGACAAGTGGTGGAGCTTTGATCAAACGACTGATATTGTGTTAATAGGTAAGGAGATAACTGATCTCTTAGTCAATTATGGTCTTCCCTTCCTAGAACAGTTTGATAGCCTAGAATCAATACATAATTTCCTAATTATACGTTGTAAATCGAAGCAGAGCACTCCATTAGAACATATTTACTTAGCTGTTGTGAAAGCACAACTTGGCGATACTTCAGGTGCGAAAGAACTGTTTACCAACGTGGCTAGCTCTTTTCCTGCTTGGCGAGAATGGGCTCTTAAGACAGCTACTGAGCTTGAGATTGATTTAGAGCATCTGTAA
- a CDS encoding HEAT repeat domain-containing protein, whose amino-acid sequence MEDFDKLINRLYSSINEDELINTAYALGDLGDVRAVPHLIQLLDSTESPSVRNAVAIALHDLGDKRAISALLRHIKDPKNITNRGTLVYALETLDPRSEIVDLVQLMCDGNYEVMAMVLRVIEGFSQPLTPDNKQKAISVLQKCLAQNQFEDWKKEFISSAIELLHKCETELPL is encoded by the coding sequence ATGGAAGATTTTGACAAACTGATCAATAGGTTATATTCCTCGATAAACGAGGACGAGCTTATCAATACAGCTTATGCACTTGGGGATTTAGGCGATGTCAGAGCAGTACCACACTTAATCCAACTACTTGATAGTACAGAGAGTCCATCTGTCAGAAATGCTGTCGCTATTGCATTACATGACTTAGGAGACAAGCGAGCTATTTCAGCCCTATTGAGACATATAAAAGATCCAAAAAACATCACTAACCGGGGAACGCTGGTCTATGCACTTGAAACGCTAGATCCTCGGTCAGAGATTGTAGATCTAGTTCAACTTATGTGTGATGGTAACTACGAAGTAATGGCTATGGTACTGCGTGTTATAGAAGGATTTAGTCAACCCCTTACCCCGGATAACAAACAAAAGGCTATCAGCGTTCTACAGAAGTGCTTAGCGCAAAATCAATTTGAGGATTGGAAAAAGGAATTTATTTCTTCAGCGATTGAACTTTTACATAAATGCGAAACAGAGTTGCCATTGTAA
- a CDS encoding RHS repeat-associated core domain-containing protein gives MSLATNQRQAVVSRQDFDPWGSIRSGGIPQTALNYTGQRRDSTGLLYYHARYYDPGLGRFLSADSVVPGIAEGKGGVAVTLGVDSQTASMLTVDFHEPQFVTMLATEH, from the coding sequence GTGAGTCTGGCCACGAACCAGCGCCAGGCGGTCGTAAGTCGCCAGGACTTCGACCCGTGGGGGAGTATCCGCAGTGGCGGCATCCCGCAGACCGCGCTCAACTACACTGGCCAGCGGCGCGACTCAACGGGCTTGCTCTACTACCACGCCAGGTATTATGATCCCGGGCTGGGGCGGTTCCTCTCCGCCGATAGCGTCGTGCCGGGCATAGCTGAGGGAAAAGGTGGAGTGGCCGTCACCTTAGGCGTTGACTCTCAAACAGCGTCAATGCTGACTGTGGATTTTCATGAACCACAGTTTGTTACAATGCTAGCCACGGAGCACTGA